Below is a window of Paenibacillus bovis DNA.
TTTGCCGAAGCTTATTCCGCATTCATCGACTGACCGTTGATTTTAATCACTTTTCCTTTGACCTCTTTGATCGGTACAAAGCCTGTCATTCGGCTATCCTGGCTATTGGAACGATTATCGCCGACAACAAAAAAGGCATGCGCGGCAACACGATTATCTTCTTTGGCACTGGTCGGAAAGTCATTGATATTATACGCATAATGCTGATCATGTGCCTGCTGAACAGCCTTTTGAATATACGGCTCCTGAAGGAGCTTTCCGTTAATCCACGTTTTGTCACCTTTCATTTTTACCTTTTCTCCCGGAAGGGCGATGACCCGCTTGACGAATTCTCTGCCCTCGGGTGTATGATACACAATCAGATCGCCGCGATGAATTTCATTCTCGGCTGCAGCCGTTATCGTTACACGATCTCCGGTTTTAAGCGTAGGCTGCATGGACGGCCCATCAATCACATAGTTCTGAGGGAACATCATTTGCAAAAAGGCTGCTATCAACAACCCGCCAATAGTTGCGTTCACACTTTCACTCTCCATTTTCATATTGGATCGACATGTATGGATATGTACATTGAGATGCTATAGATGCTTTGCTGTTTTCTTTGCTGTTATCTATTATCCAGCAGACCTTACTTTCCAGCTCCATCTTACCAGATAACGGGTAATAAGCAATAAAGCTATTATGTAAAGGAGCGATTATCATGCCCGATAAATTCAACTACGATATCGACTATTCCACACTTGATCTGCGTGAACATCCCGAGCTGTATCGTGTCGGCAAAGGAGAGCAGGGCGTGCTGATGGTTGAGCCTTACAAAGGCGAAATTCTGCCCCACTGGCGCTTCAAAACACCGGAGATCGCTACCGAATCCTCGGAGAAAATCTACGCCATGTTCCTGGAATACAAAGAAAACAATGACTTTGTCGGCATGGACATGGCCCGCAAATTCCTGCAGATGGGTTATACCCGTGCCCGCCGCTACACCAATCACAAAGGCGGTCGCAAATATGACGAGAACGGCGAGATTCTGCCATATACCAGCGATCCGGTCAAAGCAGAATCCGCACGCATTTTCAAAGTCAAATGGGACGAAGCCAAACAGGACCCCGACTATATCCGCATGAAAAAAGAGCACCAGCAGAAATATGGCTGATCTCTGTCTGCTGGTACTCTGTCCTATAATCTTATATAGGAGTTGACGGCTGAATACAGACCGTTTCATCAAATGACTCAGTCTGCATTGTATAACTGCTATTTTTCCTTATGCTTGTGCTTGTGTCCAGATCCACTAATACCAGACTGATGAATCTCGCCGGTCTCATCCTGAATATCATAATAATACCGTGTATCCGGTTCAAATGAAGCCTTTCTGCCCATTCAAAATGCACAATATTCCCGCACAAAAAGCCGGGCAGGCAACGGATCTGCGCATCCGTGCCTGACGGCTGTATTGTGTAAGCATATATGCTGTTAATCAGCTACATAGGTTAACTGGAAGCCCTGCTTATTGTGTAGGCAAACCACGTGGCAGTGCCATCAGGAAGAAGGCTTATCTTCGTAAATTACAACTGACTCACTCACTGGTTCCCACTTTACGGTAGCTCCCAGTGCTTCACTGATCACGCGTACCGGTACACGGGTAGAGCCGTTTTTCATAATTGGTGCTGCCTGCAGGCTGACGGATTTTCCGTTTACTACAGCATTCTTTTTATTTACATACAGCTTGACCGTCTGCCCGTCCTTCACGACAGTAACCGATTGGTCCTTGGCACTCCAGGTTACTTTGGCGTTCAACGCTTCCGAGACGACGCGGAAAGGAACCAGAGTCGTTCCATTCTGGACGACAGGTGCGGCATCCGTGTACGATGTACCGTTGACGAACAGATTCAGTACATCCGGATCAGCAGCGGTATGGTCGGATAATTCGTCGAGACGCTTGTAGCTGTCCAGATCGGTAACGTCCGACTGGATCACCTGCTCTTGCAGGGCAGCCGCGCCGTCTACATTGCCGCTCTCTTCCAGCAGATCCGTAGCTTTTTCCAGGGCTTCTTTGGAGTTCTGGATCTGCTCCAGTTGTGCCTGCATCTCCGGAGTCAGCTGCGTCTCGTATTTGGTCAGCAGCAGATTAGCCAACACCTGGCCTGCCGGTTTGTCTTTTACGTTGTTGATGGCGTGCAGCAGACCTTTGTAGCCCTGTTTGCCTTTGCCGCTGTCATATACATCTTCGGTGACGCTGTCCGTACTATCTTCTGCTTTATCTTTGGAATGGCTGTTCGCTTTACCGTTACCATTTCCGTTATTTTGTTTTTCCTTCTTCTCTTTCTCTTTTTCCTTCTCCGTATCCGCTTGGGTATCTTCTGCTGGCGGCTGCGGTTGTACAGTCGGTACCGGCTCTGTCACAACAGGCTCTACTGGCGGTTCTGCTACAGGTGCTGCCGATTCCGGTACAGGCTGACTGCTCTCTATGGGAGCGGAGGTTACAGTACTGGTGCTAGTATCCTCCTGTTTTGGACGATCTTTGGACTTGTCTTCCGATTTGGAACTGGAAGAGCTGGATTTGGATGATTTGCCGCTTTGATCCGACTTGGCCATAACGGTACCTGCTGCCATACTCGTAACGAGCAGACAGGTAAGCAGTACGGTCGTAAATTTCTTCATATATCTATCCCCTTTTGGTTATAATCAGGCTTAAGTATTACAGAGTACCTATAGACTATAACGGTACAATACAGCAATTTATTAAGGTGGTAAGGGATCTGATGAAAATCAACGAACTGGCGAGCAAGCTGGGCATCTCCACGCGTGCTATTCGCTTCTATGAACAAAATGGATTATTGGAGCCTGCCCGGCAGCAGGATAATCAGTATCGGGTATTTGTGGAAGAGGATATCTGGCGGCTGCAGACGATTATTGCTCTGCGTGAAGCCGGTATGCCGCTCAAGGATATACGTCATGTACTGGAACCGACCGGTCTGCCGGACAATGAACGACTGCGTTATTATCTGGAACTGCAGCATTCCATCCTGACGACCCAATGGCTGGAGATGAAGCGAATGACCGAGACTACCGCCCAGATGATCGAACTGCTGCGCCATCGACAGGAGCTGCCGATTGGGGAAATCTATCAGCTGGCCGAACATTCGCGGACTCTGCGGGAGATGCGCCAGAACTGGCAGGATCACTGGGACTTTGATCAACGGGCTTCGCAGCATGATGAATATGTACAGACCGATACCGGAGAATACCCGGATTACGAAAAAGCCCTGGACAGCACAGCGAGTGCTATTCAGGGCATTGCAGCAGAACATGGTCTGGATCTGGGAACAGGCACCGGCAATTTGGCGGGCCGGCTGCTGCGCCAGGGGATAAGAATGTCCGGTGTCGATCAATCCCAGGAGATGCTCAAGCAGTGCCGCTCCAAGTTCCCGGATATGGATCTGCGCATCGGCAATCTGCTGGCTATTCCGTATCCCGATCAAAGTTTTGATTTTGTGGTCTCCAGCTTTACCTTTCGGCATCTGAGCGACGAGCAGCAACTGCTGGCTCTGCCAGAAATTCAGCGTGTGCTGAAACCGCACGGGCGTATCTGTATTACCGATCGCAACAGCAACTTTTCCGATGACAAGGGTTCCCATGCAGAGTTTCTGCTGCATTGGCTGAACAGCCACGGGTTTATCGCTACCCATCTGAATCCGCAGGATAACTGGTTCACCTTGCTCGCCGTCTCTATTCGCTAATCGCTTGCGTACGGTTCTATATCGAGCAGCGCTTGTCCTGTATCCCGAGCATTTCGTTTATGCGTTGCTGCCCGGTTAGGGCTTCATGCCTTTTTGGACAGCGGCCCAGAACGTATTGTCTTCCATACCCAGTGCCCAGACGGATGCTCCGCCCAGCTTGTAAGCAGGCACCAGGTGGGCTTTTTCCTCTATGCTGCGTGCATTTTCATACCAGACTACATGCTTGTTACCCTTGCTGTCCGTATAGTTGAAATAAGGAGAAGTGGTCGCTGTATCCCATTTTACGGCTGCTCCGGTTTTCTGCAGCAGTGCCGCGATATTCTTGCCGGCGATCTGATGATGATCTTCCTGACGGCTCGTGGTCAGGTTCCAGTCATAGCCATAATCCGGCAGACCGATCAGTATTTTGGATGAAGCGACCTGGGATACGGAAAATTTCAGGGAGTCCTCGATCCAGCTTTTGCTGGCGACTGAACCGGGTTCGGACCATGGACCGTGCTCGTCGTAGGTCATCACCTGAAGGAAGTCCACGTATTGTCCCAGAGCAGCATAATTATACGCGCCCGACCAGCCGTCCGATGGATCATCCTGCGTTTTGGCCGGAACAGATACCACGACCTTATAACCTGCCGGATGCAGTGCTTCCGAGACGGATTTTACAAAGCTGGTCAGTGCACTGCGATCCTTGGCCATGACGCTCTCAAAATCGATATTGATACCGGTATATCCATTCTTTTTGACGGTGTTGACCATATTGGTAATCGCTTTTTGCCGGACGGTGGAATTGGTCAGAATCGTATGTGCCAGCGCCGGATCGAAATCGTCGGTGCCAAAGTTTGAGAAGCAGGCATAGGTTGCCAGCGTATGGGATTTGGCATAGGACAATGCCTGTGTCGGCACATCACCGATAACCCCTCCAGCGGTATTCATATTAAAGGAATCTGTCGAGATCCCGGTCAGATAGGCATGGTACGTTGTCAGCGCCTGATAGGACGCATCATCCGGAGTATAATACCCCAGCACGCTTGCTGCTTCCGCCCGTGATTGTTCTCCGGTAAATCCTCCTACCGTACTTGTCAGCAGCAGCGCAAGTGCGCCAGTAACTGCCCATTTTCCAAATGCCATCTATATTCCTCCATTTCAAGAATGATATAACGAATACAAAGAAAACCGCCTTCCCGGCGACCCTATGCTTAGGATACCTGAAGAAGGCGGTATTGTAAAAATATAGATATCACATCTGTATACTGTAATATACTCTGAATCCGGTGTACTGCTCTTATCAGACCGGAGCAGCCATCGGTACATTTTCCGGTGTTTGCGGTTCATCGTGCTGCACCAGGGAGTGTTTCTGCCATGCTCTGCTCTTCCAGCGGAAGTACATAATGACGGCTCGCACCCACTCATCGGCTGCAATCGCCAGCCAGATACCGGCCAGTCCAAGATCCATTTTGAAAACGAACAGATAACCGAGTGGCAGGCTCATACATACCATGGAGATCAGTCCCATATAGACCGGGAACTTGGCATCGCCCGAAGCACGGAGCGAGTTGATAATCACGATATTGCATGTCCGTCCGGTCTCCAGCAGGAAGCTGAGCAGGATGACCTGTGACGCCATGCGGATAACTTCCGGATTGCTGGTAAACATGCCAATCAGCGGCTCGCGCATCAGGATAATGATAACATCCATGATCAGCGTTGCACCCATCGCCCATTTTACACTGTTCCATACGCGGTGATAGGCTTCTTCCTTGCGGTTCGCACCGACCAGACGGCCAACGATAATCGCTGTACCCATACCGATCGCAATACTGAACAGATAGATAAAGGTCGAGATATTATTCGCATACTGGCGGGAAGCCATCGCTTCACTGCCCAGATACGTTACATAGAATACGAAGACCAGCTGGCACATCTGGTAGGTTACTTGCTCTACAGCAGACGGTACGCCGATTTTCAGGATTTTGAGAATGTATTCTTTGGACATCCGGAAGTAATCGGCAATCTGAATGCGCACTTCCATCACGCGGTACATCAACCAGAAGAAGATGACCACACATACGAGGCGGCTAACGATCGTGGAGATCGCTGCGCCCTGTACGCCCATTTGCGGCAGACCCCAGTGACCAAAGATCAGCAGGTAGTTCAGCCCTACGTGCAATACGTTCATGAATACAGAGACAAACATGGTTTCTTTGGTAAATCCGTACGTACGGATAACCGCCGCCAGTGTGTTAATCAGCGCCTGCAGGAAAATCGCGCCGCCGACGATAGCGATATAGCTTTCTGCCAGCGCCAGAATCTCACCCTGCAAATGCATGGCTTCCATCAGATGCCCACCAAACAACAGGAAGGTGGTACTCAGGAGCAGACCGACCGACAGGTTCAGCGTAATCGCCAGTGCCGTAATCCGGCTCGCCTCCAGTACTTTGCGTGATCCAATGTACTGGGCTACGACGATAGCGGCCCCGTTGCCGATTACCTCCAGGATCAGTATAGCGATTGAAATAACCTGATTGGATGTGCCGACAGCTGCTACCGCATTATCGGATACATCGCTCAACATTAATGTGTCGACGATTCCCATTAACATAAACAGGAATACCTCGAGGAAAATCGGCCAGGTCAGACGAAACAGGTTAAACTGTTTGTCCGCTGCCGGGCTGTTATCGTGTGTAGGGTTCATAGCGCTCATGATGTCACCTTCCTTTGTGTGCATAGTGGGTATAACTTATGGCAGTTCGTGACTGCAAAATCCTCACGTTTTTACATGAAGATAAATGACCATTTACGACGGGTATCTGTAAAACTCTACGTATCTTAGCATATCCATTTTCCGATTGCACTACTAAAATTGAAATTTTCTGAAAAATTTACAGAGTTTTTGATTCATGCTTATAAAATGAGGGTATGTAAGGGTTTTACTCAAAATTCCTTGCTTCGTTTTACATTATTTTTATACTGTTTTTCACAAGCAAGCAATATAGCAAAAAAGCGCACCGGGTTATTTCCTGACGGAAATCGGTGCGCTTTTGTTATTACCATAGCATTGGTTTCAGCAGCGAAATAAACAATAAAAGCATGTCAGCCATAAGAAAACGTGGCTAGTTAATAAAGAAGCGATTTATTGCTCGGCCAGTGTAACGACAACAGCATTATAACCTGGCTTGAGTGACATCGGATTGCCCTGGATCGCTACGCCAAATTTGTCATCGAGCGTCCCGGCAATACTCAGTCCTGTATCATCGACCTGATTATTGAACAAAGTCAGCTTATGCGGAGCATAATAAGCCAGGTAGGCATTGCCAACATCTTTCAGGCTTGCCTGAGTCGTATAGGTGAGGAACAGCTGCTTTTTATCGCCGGCTATCTGTTCGCTTACTTTTCCTTTGACTGCATCAGCCGGAAACGGGAAATCGGTCGGCAGGTATTTGCTGGTGATTATGCCTGTTGTCATGCTGACCACCGGTGGTGCTGCAGCTTCTTCGACAACAGGGCCTATCGGGCCGTTCGTTACATTGCCTGCTGTAATTTTGGCTGCTTCATTGGCTGCAGCGATATACTGGGAGGCAGCCGAAGGTTTGCTGCTGGCTGCCGGTGTACTGTAAGCCGCTGGTGCACTGGCTGCATCTGCTGTGCTTGGTGTACTGCTGGACGTTCCGGTGGTACTTTTTCCGGTGCTGCCTGATTTGGCAGTCGGCTGGCTGGAGCTGCTGTCAGCTGCTTTGCTGCTGCTTGTTGTTACTCCACTGGCTGACTGGATCATGATTTTATTATTCATGACATCAAATAGTACTTTGGAATTTAGCGTTTCTCCAACCGCGCGAATCGGTAGGTAGGTGGTTCCTTCATACGTAATTGCCGTCATTTTGTCTCCATTGGAATTGACTGGCGTATAAGCTTTGCCATCCAGCTCGATACTGATTCCGTAGTTTTTGAACGCGGAGATCTTCTCCATTTTCGCACCTGCGTATACACCTGCCGAGCTGGTGAGCAGCATACCTGCTACAGAGGCAACGACGATCCATTTTGTTTTGCTCATCATGTTCATTCTCCTGTCTGTTCTGGGTTTGCCGGCATCTATGGGAGGCGAATCTGTATACTTTACAGATCCACTGTTCTGGTTAAACCGCTGCACACCGTGCCAATGGCTCAGGTGCTTTGTTATATTATCGGCAGAAAGAACCCGGACAATTATATTCTATAAATGGATAATATTACTTTTTATTATTCTTTTTGCAGAGGTAGGGTATCTTGGGTGTTTTGTGCTGTCTTTTTATACCAAAAAACCATCTGCATACGCTGCAGATGGTCATTATGTAGATGGGTATCCGTACTTTTAGTGTCTGCTTCCTGTCTGCCTTACTGGTCAAGTTGTATATCGGAGAATAATCTATTTTTCTTGCTATAACGTTCTAGTTTTTGCGGAGTAAAATGGCATGGATAATCTGCAGTGTAATCGAACCCATATACAGCAACAGGGTCAATGCCTGAAGAGCTGTCATCGTTAACCAGGACAACAAGGCAATCATACCAAGAATGCCTGCATAGCCAATAATGAAATAAAAAGTCAGATAGATCGCCTGCTTGCGAATCGCATCCAACCGTTCATCACCGCGGATAAAAAACTGCTCATTTATACATGCCCAGGTCAGGAACAGAATAGCCAATCCTACATTAGGGATATAATCCATCCAATCGATAGTTCGGCCAAGCTGCATATTTATGCTGATATTAGTAATCATGGTATACAGCTGAATTAGTGCCACTAATACGCATATAAGGCGCAGCAGCCAGTTGCTTTTGAGCGATGTCGTTACTTTTGTTCGGTTCATAAAGGTTCCTCCTCCAGAAAGAAAATATGCTCTACTGTCGTACGGAATATTTTGGCCATCTGCAGTGCCAGGGGCAGCGACGGATTGTATTTGCCTCGCTCAATCGCATTGATTGTCTGACGGGATACGCCCAGCAAGTTCCCCAGCTGCTCCTGCGAATAGCCGTTCAGTTCACGCAGCAGTTTGACTTCATTTCTCAAATGATGCTCGCTTCTCATGCTTACCCCTCCACTCTTCCATTTTTATGGAAATCAGCTTCGATGTCAAGTTTACTTTACATTATGATTGTTGGTATCGTTATTACTCCGTATATCCAGCATTCATTCCAATCCTTTTACAGCGTGTATAGCTCTGAAAATAATCTTCTTCTAATAGATAATATAAAAAAGCATAGTTAATATAAAAAAGCAGCCTCTTCGCGAGCACGAACAAGCTGCTTTCTTCTATAGAAGAGGGACGTGCTAAAAGCACCTATCCACGAAGGATGCTCGCCCTCCCTGTCTGGATTGACCGGGTTCGTTTACGATTCGTCCACTTTGTTGCTATATTACGGTTCGATATCCAGGGAGATTACAGGGCTATTCTTCCCTGTCCGAGCGGTAGCGCTCTGTTTGTTCACGGATATGACGATCATAGCTGTTCCGGTGCAGCCAGACGCTATTGTTGACACTTGCTGCCTGTCCCAGTCCGAACAGTACAGCGATAATCAGAAAAATCATACCATAAGCATACATAAAGTACCCCAGGTAAAAACAGGCTATAATTCCCACCAGCAGGGCCAAAGACAAAAGGAGTAGCAGGCGGATCATGACTTTTTTCATAGGTTTCTCCTTTATCTTTGACTATGATTCGATAGTAGATTTCAGGACATGACAGCAGTTGACTTACTTATGACTTAATTTTAACAAAATTCCGTAAAATATTGCATGACTTTTTGCAAAGCAGGAGTATAATGAAATACGCTTGCCCGTATGTTCATATGGGCACAGCCCCCAACAAAGTGCTGCTTGAGAGATGCTGAATAGGTGTATATAAAATTTAACATTATTCTTATTTCTGTTATGACGTATCCATCCTATCCCTGTACCCTATGCATGCTGACTCGGCAGGCAATGATTTGTGGCAACCAACTAAAATCCATTTAATTAATGAAACGAGGGTGTAAGATGTTTGGCAAGGTAAAGCGTGTATTAATCGGAAGGCCCATGAAATCAGCAGAATTAGAAGCGGAAAAGCTGGGTAAGCTTAAAGCGCTCGCGATCCTGTCTTCCGATGCGCTATCATCGGTAGCTTACGGGACTGAGCAGATTCTGCTGGTACTGATGGTTGCCGGTTTTGCAGCATTATGGTATTCCGTTCCAATCTCTATCGCAGTATTGGGACTGCTGGTGATTCTGGTGATTTCGTATCGTCAGACTATTTTTGCGTATCCAACAGGTGGTGGAGCGTACATCGTCGCCAAGGATAATCTGGGACAGGCCTCCAGTCTGATCGCCGGCGGATCGCTGCTGGTTGATTATGTGCTGACGGTAGCGGTAAGTTCCTCGGCAGGTACAGATGCGATTACGTCGGCATTTCCGATTCTGCATGATCACCGGGTATTGATTGCACTGGTGATGATTGTATTCCTGACGCTGATGAATCTGCGCGGGGTGACCGAATCGGCATCGGTGCTGGCGATTCCGATCTATCTGTTCGTTATTTCGATTTTCTTCCTGATTATCAGCGGAGTGATCAAATACATGACCGGCGGTATTGAAGCGGCTGCTCCCGAATTTGGTACGACGGTGTCCAATGTCAGTCTGTTCCTGCTGCTCAAAGCATTCAGCTCCGGATGTTCGGCACTGACCGGGGTCGAAGCGGTATCGAACGCTATCCCGAACTTCCGTCAGCCGGCTGAGCGCAATGCAGCAGCAACGCTGCTCATGATGGGTCTGATTCTGGGCGGTATGTTTATCGGGATTACCCTGCTCGCCTACTGGTATGGTATTCGTCCATCCGGTACCGAGACCGTTA
It encodes the following:
- the lepB gene encoding signal peptidase I, whose product is MNATIGGLLIAAFLQMMFPQNYVIDGPSMQPTLKTGDRVTITAAAENEIHRGDLIVYHTPEGREFVKRVIALPGEKVKMKGDKTWINGKLLQEPYIQKAVQQAHDQHYAYNINDFPTSAKEDNRVAAHAFFVVGDNRSNSQDSRMTGFVPIKEVKGKVIKINGQSMNAE
- a CDS encoding DUF4385 domain-containing protein, with translation MPDKFNYDIDYSTLDLREHPELYRVGKGEQGVLMVEPYKGEILPHWRFKTPEIATESSEKIYAMFLEYKENNDFVGMDMARKFLQMGYTRARRYTNHKGGRKYDENGEILPYTSDPVKAESARIFKVKWDEAKQDPDYIRMKKEHQQKYG
- a CDS encoding copper amine oxidase N-terminal domain-containing protein, which gives rise to MKKFTTVLLTCLLVTSMAAGTVMAKSDQSGKSSKSSSSSSKSEDKSKDRPKQEDTSTSTVTSAPIESSQPVPESAAPVAEPPVEPVVTEPVPTVQPQPPAEDTQADTEKEKEKEKKEKQNNGNGNGKANSHSKDKAEDSTDSVTEDVYDSGKGKQGYKGLLHAINNVKDKPAGQVLANLLLTKYETQLTPEMQAQLEQIQNSKEALEKATDLLEESGNVDGAAALQEQVIQSDVTDLDSYKRLDELSDHTAADPDVLNLFVNGTSYTDAAPVVQNGTTLVPFRVVSEALNAKVTWSAKDQSVTVVKDGQTVKLYVNKKNAVVNGKSVSLQAAPIMKNGSTRVPVRVISEALGATVKWEPVSESVVIYEDKPSS
- a CDS encoding MerR family transcriptional regulator; this translates as MKINELASKLGISTRAIRFYEQNGLLEPARQQDNQYRVFVEEDIWRLQTIIALREAGMPLKDIRHVLEPTGLPDNERLRYYLELQHSILTTQWLEMKRMTETTAQMIELLRHRQELPIGEIYQLAEHSRTLREMRQNWQDHWDFDQRASQHDEYVQTDTGEYPDYEKALDSTASAIQGIAAEHGLDLGTGTGNLAGRLLRQGIRMSGVDQSQEMLKQCRSKFPDMDLRIGNLLAIPYPDQSFDFVVSSFTFRHLSDEQQLLALPEIQRVLKPHGRICITDRNSNFSDDKGSHAEFLLHWLNSHGFIATHLNPQDNWFTLLAVSIR
- a CDS encoding glycosyl hydrolase family 18 protein; the encoded protein is MAFGKWAVTGALALLLTSTVGGFTGEQSRAEAASVLGYYTPDDASYQALTTYHAYLTGISTDSFNMNTAGGVIGDVPTQALSYAKSHTLATYACFSNFGTDDFDPALAHTILTNSTVRQKAITNMVNTVKKNGYTGINIDFESVMAKDRSALTSFVKSVSEALHPAGYKVVVSVPAKTQDDPSDGWSGAYNYAALGQYVDFLQVMTYDEHGPWSEPGSVASKSWIEDSLKFSVSQVASSKILIGLPDYGYDWNLTTSRQEDHHQIAGKNIAALLQKTGAAVKWDTATTSPYFNYTDSKGNKHVVWYENARSIEEKAHLVPAYKLGGASVWALGMEDNTFWAAVQKGMKP
- a CDS encoding MATE family efflux transporter, producing MSAMNPTHDNSPAADKQFNLFRLTWPIFLEVFLFMLMGIVDTLMLSDVSDNAVAAVGTSNQVISIAILILEVIGNGAAIVVAQYIGSRKVLEASRITALAITLNLSVGLLLSTTFLLFGGHLMEAMHLQGEILALAESYIAIVGGAIFLQALINTLAAVIRTYGFTKETMFVSVFMNVLHVGLNYLLIFGHWGLPQMGVQGAAISTIVSRLVCVVIFFWLMYRVMEVRIQIADYFRMSKEYILKILKIGVPSAVEQVTYQMCQLVFVFYVTYLGSEAMASRQYANNISTFIYLFSIAIGMGTAIIVGRLVGANRKEEAYHRVWNSVKWAMGATLIMDVIIILMREPLIGMFTSNPEVIRMASQVILLSFLLETGRTCNIVIINSLRASGDAKFPVYMGLISMVCMSLPLGYLFVFKMDLGLAGIWLAIAADEWVRAVIMYFRWKSRAWQKHSLVQHDEPQTPENVPMAAPV
- a CDS encoding helix-turn-helix transcriptional regulator; protein product: MRSEHHLRNEVKLLRELNGYSQEQLGNLLGVSRQTINAIERGKYNPSLPLALQMAKIFRTTVEHIFFLEEEPL